In Manis pentadactyla isolate mManPen7 chromosome 11, mManPen7.hap1, whole genome shotgun sequence, one DNA window encodes the following:
- the ISM2 gene encoding LOW QUALITY PROTEIN: isthmin-2 (The sequence of the model RefSeq protein was modified relative to this genomic sequence to represent the inferred CDS: inserted 1 base in 1 codon), protein MPRVRIRAGLLGVVLLTALLAAGRGLPLRKPRGPGPPPPSRARLAEVLASLDPSSPGEEEGKPLPPRTRLQAGPRQHRHRALPEPAARTLDEASAARTLENIPLLLELQKLPGLANTDLSALNPNIQVTLEVVEDPQTEVEMDLLAKPSNHWSQGTPSWLPTRELFWPLFWGYLEGEGGRTGVKGRAPGEEQEEEEEEDYPAEYSENEDQEGRDEDEDDEEEPGFSGTTGGWEQGWLAPGDWAFKELDSYDNELQEEWSPWSPCSGLXPCSSACTASKSHACDLPPSCLASLPEGTEDKDLLGFPSEGWQPAAQSAPDVLGDVDSCEKWLNCKSDFLAKYLSQMLRDLPSCPCAYPLEAMYSAVSLQDKHQGRSFQWRDASGPREHLDVYQPTARFCLRSLLSTESSTPAAQHCCYDTGSRLLTRGKGAGAPDLVSTDFSPELHFKVDTLPWILCKGDWSRYHAVRTPNNGQACADNPPEEEYLAQLEEAKEY, encoded by the exons ATGCCTCGGGTCCGGATCCGAGCGGGGCTGCTCGGCGTCGTGCTGCTGACGGCGCTGCTGGCCGCGGGGCGAGGGCTGCCCCTGAGGAAGCCGCGGGGCCCCGGGCCCCCGCCCCCGAGCCGCGCGAGGCTGGCGGAG GTCTTGGCCTCCCTAGATCCCAGCTCtcctggggaagaggaagggaaacCACTGCCCCCCAGGACCCGCCTCCAGGCAGGACCACGCCAGCACAGACACCGGGCTCTCCCTGAGCCAGCAGCCCGGACCCTGGACGAGGCCTCGGCTGCCAGGACTCTGGAGAACATTCCCTTGCTGCTGGAGCTACAGAAGCTGCCAGGGCTGGCCAACACAGACCTGAGTGCCCTGAACCCCAATATCCAG GTGACTCTCGAGGTGGTAGAGGACCCCCAGACTGAGGTGGAGATGGACCTGCTGGCCAAGCCCAGCAATCACTGGTCCCAGGGCACCCCCAGCTGGCTGCCCACCAGGGAGCTTTTCTGGCCCCTATTCTGGGGCTACTTGGAGGGCGAAGGGGGAAGAACAGGTGTCAAGGGCAGAGCCCCTGGGGAagaacaggaggaggaagaggaggaggactaCCCTGCAGAGTACAGTGAAAACGAGGACCAGGAGGGCCGTGATGAGGACGAGGATGACGAGGAGGAGCCTGGGTTCAGTGGGACTACAGGCGGCTGGGAGCAGGGCTGGTTGGCCCCTGGGGACTGGGCCTTCAAGGAACTGGACAGCTATG ACAATGAGCTTCAAGAGGAGTGGAGCCCCTGGTCTCCCTGTAGTGGAC GGCCCTGCAGCTCTGCCTGCACTGCCTCCAAGTCCCATGCCTGCGACCTGCCCCCATCCTG CCTAGCCTCTCTTCCTGAAGGCACTGAGGACAAGGACCTCTTGGGCTTCCCCAGTGAGGGGTGGCAGCCCGCAGCCCAGAGTGCTCCAGATGTGCTGGGAG ATGTGGACAGCTGTGAGAAGTGGCTGAACTGCAAGAGTGACTTCTTGGCCAAGTACCTGAGCCAGATGCTCCGGGACCTGCCCAGCTGCCCATGCGCATACCCACTGGAGGCCATGTACAGCGCCGTGAGCCTGCAGGACAAGCACCAGGGCCGCAGCTTCCAGTGGAGAGATGCCAGTGGCCCGCGAGAGCACCTGGATGTATACCAGCCCACAGCACGCTTCTGCCTGCGCTCTCTGCTATCCACGGAGAGCAGCACGCCGGCCGCCCAGCACTGCTGCTATGACACAGGCAGCCGGCTGCTGACCCGAGGCAAGGGTGCTGGCGCACCTGACCTTGTCAGCACCGACTTCTCGCCAGAGCTGCACTTCAAGGTGGACACACTGCCCTGGATCCTGTGTAAAGGGGACTGGAGCCGCTACCATGCTGTGCGCACCCCCAACAATGGCCAGGCGTGTGCTGACAACCCTCCCGAGGAGGAGTACCTGGCCCAGTTGGAAGAGGCCAAGGAGTACTAG